The region tgtgtgtctgtgttgccccgtgaaggactggcgccccctccagtgtgtattcccgccttgcgcccaatgattccaggtaggctctggactcaccgcgaccctgaactgcataagcggttacagataatgaatgaatgaatgaatataaaacattaGTAAATAATTGAAGCTTACAgtaaaataagtaataaaaatgCTAATAATTCTAATAATTTAATCTAAATTAGTATACACAGTTCTAGATAAGTTTGTAATTTGGTAACTATAAAGCTAATATTCAACGTTGGGTGTTCGGAAGTAATGACAAGCCCTTTTGTAAGTCTCTCTGAATAAGAGAGTAGCCTCATGGTCACAGTAAGTTACAACCGATCATTTTAATTCGCTGACTAACACAGCTTGTCTCAGGTCCTTAGTCTTTGTCAGAGCATGTCTATGTCATAGAACTAAAATCTTTATTACAACCAATAGGAATGCAAGTATGACAGACATTTTGCTTAATACTGAATACAAAAGTGCCCATGAAGATTATTGAATAAATGGGGCTTGAGCGCTGAAATAAGAcatgtaattttttaaatttattccatatttattacatgtaaaaaaaaaaacagtagatacaaaattttatattttaaaatgattgtagaatacattaataaaaatattggcAGACTACATTTCTTGTGTTTCGTGAAAAAAGGTCAAGAAAATTTGTTTCCCATATAAGTAAAtgttctctgagtttttttatGTGTGTCAGTCTATATAATGATCAGTGAATGAGTAAACAAGTttcttaaacacatttctgaaagCTTTTGCTTATAGTCTGTTAATcagatttttcttcttcttaagACATCTCATAAATTACATATGACCATTCCCACCTGAGCTAGCAAACTACAATCAGCCAGACTGGGCCAATTTGACCTGTCCAACATGAACATATATTGATGGGtgcaaataatgattttaattggCAAAATAATCATAGGCTTATAAAATTCACTTCAGCATTTTGATATTATACGTCAGTAGATCTGGTTAAACAATCCTTTACTGATTGGTGTGAGTAATATGATCTGTAGTAAATTATCATAATAATTTAAAGTTTCATATAATTCAATGTTCTAAATGTGTTACGTTGTGAAGATGCATTTTCGTTACTGTTCTTGATAATAAAAACTtggaatttaaatttaaaaaattgccCTTGTGTTAGATGTGGTCTTAAATCAGATCCTTCAAGGAAATTGAGTTTGACAGCATAATTTTACAAACAGCTATTCAAACAACATTTACCCACCTTAACctaaaaatgctgtttttataCCATCATTCCCCAACTGGAATCTATTCTCAGAATCCTGAATATATACTCTGCAAAAGACTTTCAGGCTAAAGGACCTCCTGACAGCTCTCAGAATGTGGGCAGAACTACATACCATTTTTACGTAACATACTGGAATGTTTGGAAcactttaatataaacaaatcaaatcaaacttTATTTGTATTGTGTTTTTTCTGTTAAGCAGCTTTAGATAATTCATACAGCTTGGTATGTCCCTCAGTGccaacagaacaaaaacaattacTGATTTCAGACATAAAAAAGAgaatttatacataaataattatataactaATGAAACTGTGCAAATATTTAGGTGTCAAACCATTTGTGTGCAATGCAAAGGTGACTGGTACAGTGGCAGACTGCAAAAAGTGCAAATGTGGACTCTGACAAGGACATATTTTATAGTTATCAATGCTAAATGATAAGAAAAatatgtcctctctctctctctctctctctctctctttctttcagtctttccttcagtgtgtgtgtgtgtgtgtgtgtgtgtgtgttgggaggaGGTTCAGAACACAGATGGCTTGTGGAAAGAAGATACTcctcaatctctctgtgtgcctTCAGAGAGTGAAAGTGCTTCCTTGACCACAACAATCAGTGTCTTCTGACCCCCCACTCTCTATTTAGATCCCATGCCACAGGGTTGCTGCTGGAAAGATCCTGCTCCAGTTTGTCAGTAGATTCACCGACATGAAGGGGCTCATTTACTCCAGATGTGgggcacagggtgagaggcgcttTCAGATCCCAGACTAAAGCAAGCACCCAACTACAGATGAAGAGCAAGACTGAGCACTACGTAGGCCCAGGTCTGGAGACATCTCCCTGGACTAACCAGGATAAAGACTTCCTGCTGAGGATGGAGAGGCTGGCTCTGATGATGGTCCTGGAATAGAGGGATGTCTTCTCCTCCCTGGAGCTACAGGTGTAGGACATGACAGAGCACACTGGAATCTCCACTGAGGTGAAGAAGGAGGGTAGGTACCAGCGAGAGGGATGGGCTTTCAGCTTTGTGTACTACGGCATGTAGGAGTTCATGACGGTGGAATATTGATAGGGAAGACTTCTCTTTAGCAGCCGAGCAAGATGCTGAAGAAACATCCAGTCCTGGACCTGTACCGACCACTTATGGAACAAACACCTGGACCTGTTCCTGTTGGCCTGGCCTTGTCTGGAACCAACGCACTACCTGCTGCCTTAATACCACCCCACTCCCAAAGGCATGGATGATGTCatcaaatacatacataaacaaGAAGATAAAAGAACATGTCTCCAAATAGAGTGAGTGATCTTGGGCTCCTTTTCACTTCTGACATTTTcttactattcattcattcattcattcattcattcattatctgtaatcgcttatggGTTACATGTAATGTATGTAAtgacgcggtgggtccagagtctacctggaatcattgggtgcaaggcgggaatacaccctggagggggcgccagtccttcacagggcaacacagacacacacacacacattcactcacacactcacacttttgagtcaccaatccacctaccaaccagtggcgattgctctaagactgcaagggaagctctgggggtctatggggcagtgggttggcctcggctggcccggacgctcagcttctgcatgatgattggatgatctgtctgaggcagaatccctttttgattgacagcgaaatgagcgaatcagcgatcctttggtttaaagatccgtgggagcattacattttcattctgttctgagttgaaccagactttcttaaacctcttagcgacattttctttgttaaaaacgactagtgacaaatcgagcttctatttctggtggggttttttgtagctgcttgtgtttggagactgaattctatcactctttctgacttctactGCAGTTTCTAgcaggtgctgctgagcccctccaccgtcacaaagcactcacaggcggacacacttcacatgggccaaggccgtttaagcagcctagctctgctggccattgagaggacactagtcaagtccctggaaaagacgccttgttggtacgacagggtcacagatcattttcttgaaaaggaacggagggtagaatttacatataaataaaccgacacattttatgatgtaggcccaaattgagcttcccctccttgaaagaccagcatccgccactgctaccaacgtgtgtttttggactgtgggaggaaaccggagcacccgaaggaaacccacgcgggcacggggagaacagaccaacttctcacagacagtcaccaggagcaggaattgaacgcacaacctccagttccctggagctgtgtgactgcgacactacctgctgaaaatttttacaaatattataaaatcTGCTCAAAAATCAAAACTCAAACAAGCATCACTGGCTTAAAAATGCACAGTGTTAGCAGAAATCAGGTGTTAATAGCAATAGCATCCATGATATCCTGAATTCAAATAGTGACAAACATTTTTCTGTATCAGGGGCCATATCAGGAAAAAAATGATACAGTTTCTAAATACAAAGCATGTTCAATTAGTTCTcagtaattataatcatatacaagataagatgtaaaatatcctatgccaatctaTTAGATCTTCAcgtagggcccaccccactgtCTTCCTACTGGCAGCCACatcatttctattgttccaatcctacagctacaccctaagtTTGCTGTGGCCGTTTTTGATCAGATCAGAAACCGGTTAACATCTACCGTTACTCATTGAacccatcacatgagtacccaaaccagccactgcATCATTAACTCTTCACaagggtcatcaggtaggcacattcccttgtcagtgtttcgctgaattaagcccacaacacctccagaatgCTCCACAGTAAAGTCTGTCGTCCCAAACCCACCCCCTCCAAGCTTTACAGTCAGTACATTATCCTTAAATATCAACAActataaatccacactggcttccctggtgactaaggctgtacctagtaATGTTATGTTTTGCGGGGTAAGTAATGTTTTGCGGGGTGAAAAACACAACTTATATattcagctttgtaagtcttgaatgtctgaatgcgtctgtgagctccgtatgcctttagaaagcgcagatcctaccgtttctaaaaatagcgctctcatcgcggtgctgtgaagcctctgggagtaatccagtgtcaaaaaacacctaaaaatcaaggcgctccttcaaaatttttgtcttatgtccttgtcatgaaagattctaatTATATTCACTATAATCAGAAATGAAGACGctgcaaagggacaagaaagacggtgtttactttcagtttcgttttgactcacatgccaacccacgctgtctctgggcagaaaaatatgagtcatcagcaaaaacatattcctattattgatttatagtttttcaaggtttttgtaggtttcacatcaaataatattgcattagatcaacaaatataaactaaaaagcttaaataattctttattgtatgtattctaaataaacaagtattatttcatcattttttaaaaagattataataataataataattgtaaatattatcagcatctgagaaaagtaccaaaatgttttttatttgttggaaaattttccatatttgccctgaactaaattcctgaaagtctgggcctgctgtgactggcagaactttatcagtaatatatcccagagcttagaatatcaagaaaaatatgtccgtctgatgctacaaatttattttgtcacagtaatatgacatgtaataaattagcatcaaaaatgcttatgttttcaactaacagacacctcacactaacaaaaTATCCGATGTGGGAATATAATTTCAAGGctatacattgagaaatatgaaaaaaaagcaaGTGCTAGGTACAAATTTGgtcaaaacattacaaatttatggaaaaattgatttatcggtcagcatgaaaacctcaagtgattacatatttgagtagcaaaggttctttagaaaataaaacaacatattgaatatggctatgtcacataattactgtttaaatgcaactgaaagaggcactgacaaaaaaacgtaatagcaaaatagctatatagaTAGGGTCCATCGGGTTAATGAATATTCAGTGCCACCAcatccatgtgatctttacatgTTACATCACTAACCATCACAACAGCGACTCtgcagtgcatttccccaattAGACTGTGTTCTCCTTCACAGAAAAAGCCTTCACATCTGCCCCTGAACGCTGGATTCAAATTTGGCTACAAATCTCCTAACACCTATCTataacatgtgcctgccacccacatACCTTCACCTTAGCCTACAAGTCCACAGATGTTTTGTATTCATTTTCGGCTGCTTTTTTAATTCCAACTGCAGATGATATTTTCTGTGCTTTATCTTATTTCAGAATGCTCAAATTTGTGATAAAATATGGATAGGCACACTTAAAAGCAATTAACACTTGTAATACACATGTAATTGTAATGGGAGTCGCGATAACTTTTGCGTTGATTGCTTTTATGTCTTACAGAATAAGAAATAATTTCTTTTCTGAGTACAATGTACTTACTTTTTCCCAGTTGTTTCAACCCGATTATTTATGAAGTAACACAAAAGAATGTATGAGAATGTATGCATAAGCACTGAACAGTAGCTCAGAGTATTCAGTCTGCATGTCTTCTGACCTGAAGCCATGTGTTTTGAAGCCatgggctgagctgtcaaccgatcaccatctggtggtgagttggatccgatgacGGGGAAGACTGCCAGACAGACCTGGTAAGCCCAAAcatatagtgagggtgtgctgggaaaagtgAGCAGAAGACTCTGtctggatggatttcaactctcatcTCCGTGAGAACTTCTTGCATGTTCCAGAGGTGGtggggggaatggagtctgaatggaccctgTTCCGGACTTCCATTGTGGAAGCAGCTGCATATAGCTGTGGTTAAAAGCTTGTCAGTGTCTCTTATGGCAGCAACCTAAGAACTcgttggtggacaccgggggtgagggaagctgtcaagcagaAGAAGGAGTCTATTTGGGCTTGGCTGGCTctgggaacttccgattctgctGATGGGTGTTGGCGGGTGAAAAAGGTTGCAGcagtggcagttgctgaagcaaaatccagagcatggaaGGAGTTTGGAGTGgtcatggagaatgacttccgggcggcctcaaagaggttctcaGGAGGGGGAGTGGGGACACTGTCcgagctgtgctcagcaagaatggtgaaactctgaacttgactgagcgtattgttgggcctTGGAAGGAGAaatttgaggaactccttaacccaagagacatgcctcctgtgcaggaggtagggccagaagtatCTGGGGTGTcggattccatttccttggctgaagtcactgaggtggtggcaaagctccaggagtgggtGAGATtcacccagagttactgaaggcactcgatactgtggggctgtcttggatgacatgcctatacaatattgcatggaccttgGGAACAGTGCTTTGGATTGGCAAATGGGTGGTGATtcctattttaaaaaaatggggcaggagaaagtgtgccaattatcatgGTATCACACTTCTCAGCTTCCCTGGGAAAGTCtcagagtttgatgtgttcGCATCCTCAgaagtaagtcaagcttgttcagtgtgggcattggacttcaccagggctgtgccttgtctccacttctgttcctgatattcatggacagggtggtgaGGTGTAGCCTGGGACAGGAAGGCTTCCGTCGAGGGGctcgggaggtggcatctctgctttttgcagattaTGTTGTTCTGTTTTCTTTGCATGGAGGACTCCAGctttcacttgagcagtttgcagccgagtgtgaagcggtcaatatgcggatcagcacctccaagtctgaggccatggttatctcccggaaacagatggcatgctcccttcaggtagaGGGTAAGAACtcaccccaagtgaaggagttcaagtatcttgggttcttgttcactagtgatgggaagagggatcgTGAGGTTGACTGTAGGTCAGGTAGGTTTTTTTCAATAGTGAGGTGAATGTCATGAATTGTCATTGTTTAGCATATATCTGTTAGTATTTTCTTCCACTCTCTCTAGTCTATTAGTACCCTCCCCGCTTCTCTAGTCTTAGTATCCATGTCTGTGTCTCCATGTCTAAATATTATCTGTCTATCTctggttttcttttgtttcaatAAAGTCTGATGTGTTATTGAATTCACCCCCTCGTGACAGTGAGCCAGAATGGTGACTAAATAAAATTGATATATTTTTGAATTAGGAAAAATGGGCAAACATAAGGATCTGAGTTATTTGGGGGTACAACTTATGATGGCTATGACTGAATTATTATGAAATTATGATGGCTATGAGTGAAAGCATTTACAAATTATGTCTTGTGAGATTTTCTCTTTGTATTGTGATTAACTCCTACCAAACATAACCCATGTAAGGACAACTGATGAACTGAGACAGGTCATGAGTGCCCAGGGCTCACTGAAATGCGTATAACCAAAGTCTAAACTGGTTCAGTTCCACAGAAAAGCTGTAGCACAAATTGGTGAACACATCACATATTGCAGTGTATGGCAGGGTCAAAGTTaattaaatttgatttttttccccaatgcCTGCTTTTCTCAATTTGTTACATCAGCAATTGTTGTCTGGGTGGCACTGTGTTGCTCTCAGAAGCTGTGGGCAGACCATAGTCTCTTGAGGAAACAAATGTGTATAAAGAGTCTGAGACATGTCTCATGGTCTAATCATGTTAGGAAGAATAACATTGAGTTGCAAGTCACTATACAGccagcaatgtttcaacatctttTGCTCAGTGAGGAGAGGAATCAATATTAATGCCTGAATCAATGCTGAATAACTAAGTTTTGGAGACTTCTAGCAGCATTGCAGATATTTTCCTGTTGTACAGGTTTTTAgagaaatgtttttcattgctTTTTAACACCTGTGTTTACAAATGCTCACTGTAAGATGACAAAAAGCATCATGTATGACCTTCCtatacaaaatatttcattcacaACTTTTAAACTTAATGGCTTCCGTGATTTGGAAGAATGGCGTCCCATTCTATCAATTCcatattttctcatgtttttgtTGTCTACCACCTCAAACACCATtatcatatatttaattatatctCAGAGAACTCTGCACTCCCCAATGTTTGTGTTAATTGCTTCAATGGCTGTTGTGGATCTGTGTTGGCCAATATGTTTTGTACCAAATATGTTGCTTGGCTTTTTATTTGACTGGAATAGGATTTCACTTGTGGGCTGTTTAATACagatgtttttcattcattatgttGGTACATTTCAGTCTACTTTACTGGTGTGGATGTCTCTGGATCGGTTCTTTGCTATATGCAGGCCTCTTCATTATCACAGATACATGCAAATGCCTAACTTTCTAAAGTTCATTGTTGTACCAGTAATCAGAAATATAATCTTGATTACTACTATGGTCTATTTAGCTGGAAAATTGAAATTTTGCATGAACAATGAGATTGATCACTGTTTCTGTGAACATATGGCATTAGTTCAGTTGGCATGTGGAGATATATCTGTTAACAACATTGTAGGACTTACAACAACTTTTCTAATTGCTACAGCAGATTTTGTTTTCATATCTTTTTCCTATGTTCTAATATTTGTTTCTGTCTTAAAATCAGGGAAGTCCCATTTGAAAGCTATTAACACTTGTGTTGCACACACAATTGTATTCACATGTAGTTTATTATTAGCCTTGATGGCTTATTTGTCATATAGAATAAGAAATAACTTTTCTTCCAACAGCCGTACTTTTATAAGCACAATGTATATACTTTTATCTAGCTGCTTCAACCCAATTATATATGGATTAAGAACAAAGGAAATAAGAGAGCAGTTTCTGAAAATCTTAACCAAAGCCAAGATCTCACCACAGTAATGTAGTAATGTAAGATTAAAGTATTTTTAACTGACACTATTAAAAAAGGATATAACTATGCTGCACATTGCATTTATATTGATGCATCAGTActatattgtttatataaatgctAAAAGTTTAGATACCAAGACTTATTTAACCATTTCAATATGTAACATCGTGCATTTACCCCTGCTCTCTTCAAAGAGCATTACATCAATAAAAATTTAAGTAGTTAAAAACTAcactaataattttaaataaaataattttaacttGATTGTTaatttgtgattattttcactaAAACTTTTTTAAATGCACTTATTATTAGTTTgaaaacacttttattaaatCTTATTTTTCTGGAATGCTGGAATGCTTGAAGATTAAATATTAACTTTTGAACAAATTTCATTTGAAATATTCACAgaatttaaagaaaacaaatctacatacatacatacatacatcacTGTCATCACTTTAAGATGGTTGGCTGCATCgaagagtcagaaaacatataAGCAGGTCAAATATATCTGAGAAATATCTGAGCCACAGTACTTCAGACTTGTGGCATGCTTGTTCTTCAAATCTCAGTCCCAATCTTAAATACATTTCTGAGAGCTTTTGCTTGTAGCCTGTTaatctcatttttttttcttttaagacATCTCATAAATGACATATGGCGATTCCCACCTGAGCTCGCAATCATTACTGAGTCAGCCTGACTGGGCCAGTTTGACCTGTCCAACATGAATATATATTGGTGGGTGCAGACAATGATTTTAATTGGGTAAACAAATATAGTCCTTATGGTCATTTCCTGATTGATGTGAGTAATATGATCAACCGACTGCTAATAATGCACACGAACAAAGTCGAACTCATCCTCTAAATACTCGTTGATGTTTAGAGAGTGTGCTGGAGCATTATCCAGCAGGAGAAGGCATTTGAGGGGCAGGTTCTTGTTCTCTAGGTATTCCTTCACAGTCGGGGCAAAAACTTTGGTTACCCACTCAACAAAAACTTGGCCTTGGAAACTTGGTCACACAGGCCTTGGAATTTGACCACCACATAACAGGCAATTTCTGtttaattacattgtttttcttgAAGACTCTCGGATTATCAGAATGGTAGACTAACAGCGGCTTCAGCTTCAAATCCCCACTGGCGTTACTGCACATTAGAAGAGTGAGCCTATCTGTCATAGGCTTGTGCCCTGGCATTGCTTTCTCCTCCTTCGTTATGTGCGTTCTATTAGGCATTTTCTTCCAAAATAGGCCAGTTTCATCCGCATTAAAAACCTGTTGCGGGACATAACCTCCTTCTGCTGATTTTTTTGAATTCTTTGATGAACTTCTCAGCCCGTGCCTTGTCGGAACTAGCTGCTTCCCCATACCTTATGACGCTATGGATACCCGTTCTTTGCTTAAATTTTTCAATTTTTTGAAAACAAAATCACTCTCAGCACTTGTCCCTGGGGTTTTCTTCAGCAAATCATCATAGATTTGCAGTGCCTTTTCACAAATTAACGCCTCACTGATGCTAGCACCTTCCTTCTAACTGTTTCTCGTTTATATACACAAGCAACAACTTCTCTATTTCTTCTATTATTTGAGGCATTTGCTTTGTAAAAGTACTCACTCCTTTCGACACATTAGCTTCTttaatgtcctcttttttttcttcaaaatcgACGAGATTGTCAACTTCGCCATGCCATATTCAGCCGCAATATCCGATACACGCATCCCCCCGTTCAAACTTGGAAATAATTTCCTTTTTCAATTCAATTGTTGGTCGCTGCCCTTTTACTACAGGTACTCTGCTACTAGTATCACTCTTAACCTTCTTTTAACCTTCATGATTGAGGGCTAAATACAGCACTTGAAATCACAAATAAAGTAGCACAGAAGGAAGTAGAAAGATAACGAACCCAATGTAACTCTGTCTCGAGTGCGAATGATGCTTGGTTTGAGATGAACGGATGCGCAGGGCTGATGCCATCTGTAAGCAACCCGAAATTTTGTTTGCTAACCGGTAcctggttctcaaactttttctagCATTCTTCACCTCAGACAAATGGGAATTACCATTCCATATCGCCCCcaaaaattgtaattaaatacacatgcaagtttacaattttctaatttatttaagtaacatcaactatctctaaatcagtagcttaacatttATAACACTTAACttataacaccagatacaacTTTAACctcactgttcaaaaataaagaaaattggCCTACTAATTAAACTGTGATTCAGTTTTTGGAGGgggacatatttgctgagtcaaagcccaccccaTACCTAAAATAATAGATAGCTAAAAGCTGATTTCTATGTAAATAAGGCATTacaatactgcatttataaagatattgaacagcatttgattaacattaacctTAGAcagtgaggctgtgtcccaaacaacataACATGtaactttacatactacactacactgctaagggtggtgtgtgtgtgtgtatcataggtgctggtcataaaataagaatatcatgaaaaagttgatttatttcaataatttcattcaaaaagtgaaacttgtatattattctcattcattacacacagactgatatccttcaagtgttttttttagtgtgatgattataactgacaactaatgaaaaccccaaattcagtatctcagaaaattagaatattacttaagaccaatacaaaaaaggatttttagaaatgctggccaactgaaaagtatgagcatgtacagcactcaatacttagttggggctccttttgcctgaattactgcagcaatgcagcgtggcatggagtcgatcagtctgtggcactgctcaggtgttatgagagcccaggttgctctgatagtggctttcagctcttctgcattgttgagtCTGGtatattgcatcttcctcttatATATGGGGTTAAGGtaaggtgagtttgctggccaattaagaacagggataccgtggttcttaaaccaggtactggtagcttgggcactgtgtgcaggtgccaagtcctgttgaaaaatgaaatctgcaggaagcatgaagtgctctaaaacgtcCTGGAAGACggctgcattgaccttggacctcagaaaacgcAGTGGACTAGATGACATGGCaccacaaaccatcactgattgtggaaactttacactgaacCTCAAGCAACGTTgaattctgtgcctctcctctcttcctccagacttctgtgcctctctctctcttcatctcctCAAGTTCAGTCCTGTAAGAAGTAGAGTACAGGCAGAAAAAACCCAGAACAGATAAAGAAAAtagaaaagagaaggaaagaggatgGATGTCATGAAGGGTTAA is a window of Hoplias malabaricus isolate fHopMal1 chromosome 1, fHopMal1.hap1, whole genome shotgun sequence DNA encoding:
- the LOC136664523 gene encoding olfactory receptor 52E4-like, with translation MTKSIMYDLPIQNISFTTFKLNGFRDLEEWRPILSIPYFLMFLLSTTSNTIIIYLIISQRTLHSPMFVLIASMAVVDLCWPICFVPNMLLGFLFDWNRISLVGCLIQMFFIHYVGTFQSTLLVWMSLDRFFAICRPLHYHRYMQMPNFLKFIVVPVIRNIILITTMVYLAGKLKFCMNNEIDHCFCEHMALVQLACGDISVNNIVGLTTTFLIATADFVFISFSYVLIFVSVLKSGKSHLKAINTCVAHTIVFTCSLLLALMAYLSYRIRNNFSSNSRTFISTMYILLSSCFNPIIYGLRTKEIREQFLKILTKAKISPQ